The following coding sequences lie in one Chelonia mydas isolate rCheMyd1 chromosome 6, rCheMyd1.pri.v2, whole genome shotgun sequence genomic window:
- the VCPKMT gene encoding protein-lysine methyltransferase METTL21D isoform X1 produces MAGPGFVRTLEKRDGSALRLQQRGAGGVGCVVWDAALVLAKFLESGAGALRRRAVLELGAGTGAVGLMAATLGADVTVTDLEELQDLLNVNIEKNKHLVTGSVQAKVLKWGEDVKEFLPAPDYILMADCIYYEESLEPLLKTLKELSGPDTCIICCYEQRTMGKNPEIERKYFELLQMDFELEKVPLEKHDEEYRSEDIHILNIRRKKMAGISHREIFDHVN; encoded by the exons ATGGCGGGGCCGGGCTTCGTGCGGACGCTGGAGAAGCGGGACGGCTCGGCGCTGCGGCTGCAGCAGCGCGGCGCGGGCGGGGTGGGCTGCGTGGTGTGGGACGCCGCCCTGGTGCTGGCCAAGTTCCTggagagcggggccggggcccTGCGCCGCCGCGCCGTGCTGGAGCTGGGCGCGGGCACCGGCGCCGTGGGCCTCATGGCGGCCACGCTGGG GGCAGATGTTACGGTCACTGACCTTGAGGAACTTCAGGATTTGCTGAATGTTAATATTGAAAAGAACAAGCATCTTGTCACAGGCTCAGTTCAAGCCAAGGTACTGAAATG GGGTGAAGATGTAAAAGAATTTCTGCCTGCACCAGATTATATACTTATGGCAGACTGCATTTACTATGAGGAG TCACTAGAGCCGTTACTGAAGACCCTGAAAGAACTTTCAGGTCCTGATACCTGTATCATATGCTGTTACGAACAAAGGACTATGGGTAAAAACCCGGAAATAGAGAGAAAATACTTTGAG CTGCTCCAGATGGACTTTGAGTTGGAAAAGGTTCCACTGGAGAAACACGATGAGGAGTATCGGAGTGAGGACATTCACATCTTGAACATCCGGAGGAAAAAAATGGCAGG AATTTCCCATCGTGAGATCTTTGACCATGTTAACTGA
- the VCPKMT gene encoding protein-lysine methyltransferase METTL21D isoform X2 — translation MAGPGFVRTLEKRDGSALRLQQRGAGGVGCVVWDAALVLAKFLESGAGALRRRAVLELGAGTGAVGLMAATLGADVTVTDLEELQDLLNVNIEKNKHLVTGSVQAKVLKWGEDVKEFLPAPDYILMADCIYYEESLEPLLKTLKELSGPDTCIICCYEQRTMGKNPEIERKYFELLQMDFELEKVPLEKHDEEYRSEDIHILNIRRKKMNFPS, via the exons ATGGCGGGGCCGGGCTTCGTGCGGACGCTGGAGAAGCGGGACGGCTCGGCGCTGCGGCTGCAGCAGCGCGGCGCGGGCGGGGTGGGCTGCGTGGTGTGGGACGCCGCCCTGGTGCTGGCCAAGTTCCTggagagcggggccggggcccTGCGCCGCCGCGCCGTGCTGGAGCTGGGCGCGGGCACCGGCGCCGTGGGCCTCATGGCGGCCACGCTGGG GGCAGATGTTACGGTCACTGACCTTGAGGAACTTCAGGATTTGCTGAATGTTAATATTGAAAAGAACAAGCATCTTGTCACAGGCTCAGTTCAAGCCAAGGTACTGAAATG GGGTGAAGATGTAAAAGAATTTCTGCCTGCACCAGATTATATACTTATGGCAGACTGCATTTACTATGAGGAG TCACTAGAGCCGTTACTGAAGACCCTGAAAGAACTTTCAGGTCCTGATACCTGTATCATATGCTGTTACGAACAAAGGACTATGGGTAAAAACCCGGAAATAGAGAGAAAATACTTTGAG CTGCTCCAGATGGACTTTGAGTTGGAAAAGGTTCCACTGGAGAAACACGATGAGGAGTATCGGAGTGAGGACATTCACATCTTGAACATCCGGAGGAAAAAAATG AATTTCCCATCGTGA